One genomic segment of Pseudomonadota bacterium includes these proteins:
- a CDS encoding MarR family transcriptional regulator, producing the protein MELDIYPDMGYAVIPVVKKTTHATLYALFELARADRPAQAGVIAEAIGSTPSVVARALVELEQEGLVDATRARLTMRGLAVAAALENDAKPPRLDIPEPRGARNASARRGRSSPPIPTAERRVRARAASSCSRPPGKMTPCE; encoded by the coding sequence ATGGAACTGGACATTTATCCAGATATGGGGTACGCTGTGATACCCGTGGTAAAAAAGACGACACACGCCACCCTGTATGCCCTGTTCGAGCTGGCGCGAGCCGATCGGCCAGCACAGGCAGGTGTCATCGCTGAGGCCATTGGTTCCACGCCCTCGGTCGTTGCGCGGGCTCTGGTAGAGCTCGAGCAGGAAGGTCTGGTGGACGCGACCCGTGCTCGGTTGACCATGCGAGGGCTGGCAGTGGCCGCGGCGCTTGAAAACGACGCGAAGCCGCCTCGATTGGATATTCCCGAGCCGCGCGGCGCCCGCAACGCGTCGGCTCGCCGCGGTAGATCTTCGCCGCCGATTCCGACCGCCGAGCGCCGCGTGCGCGCGCGCGCAGCGTCGAGCTGCTCGCGTCCCCCGGGCAAGATGACGCCCTGCGAGTAG
- a CDS encoding GGDEF domain-containing protein, whose amino-acid sequence MVHAAHDATVSSDRPTALLAAQIVQAAVKPDVTAAELGSLCASDPGFVVRLLSLVNCAAYGVSRRITDAQHAVSLLGVRSLRNLALSLCVSDLTPRGSDGDALLAVCLRRAVAARLLAERMGKRPPEEYFTVGLLLECGLLVRARTDLGAAAEAARAPARARLMYERAAGAAEHPALGVQLAQSLGLAEPMVAAIAHHHDEQPPEGELALVGWLAEQVSAVFEGGDVSTGRSLAREAAAAAGLAEGVVDEVLNELPPMLSEAGREFARDVGPLVDIDTLLRDANAALVAMNQNYQQLVTKLERLVQEKQELAQELKNANERLSHMAATDPLTGLANHRAFQDALERDLARADREDTPLTLVLVDADHFKRVNDSYGHPVGDEVLKVIGGILQQAVRASDVAARVGGEEFALILPGTGSQGGRTVAERVRMAIQAANMSSPKGPFRMTASLGLATIQGRGCRALKAKLCDDADRALYASKNGGRNRVTVAR is encoded by the coding sequence ATGGTGCACGCGGCCCACGACGCCACAGTATCAAGCGACCGCCCCACCGCTCTGCTCGCGGCACAGATCGTACAGGCTGCAGTGAAACCGGACGTGACGGCCGCCGAGCTGGGCAGCCTGTGCGCTAGCGACCCCGGGTTTGTGGTGCGCCTGCTGTCGCTCGTCAACTGCGCCGCCTACGGCGTTAGCCGCCGGATCACCGACGCTCAGCATGCGGTCAGCCTGCTGGGCGTGCGCAGTCTCAGGAACCTGGCGCTCAGCCTGTGCGTTTCCGACCTGACCCCTCGGGGCAGCGATGGCGATGCGCTGCTTGCGGTGTGCCTGCGGCGGGCAGTAGCCGCGCGCCTGCTGGCCGAGCGCATGGGCAAACGCCCTCCCGAGGAGTATTTTACCGTCGGCCTTCTGCTCGAGTGCGGCCTGTTGGTGCGTGCGCGCACGGATCTTGGCGCGGCGGCCGAAGCGGCTCGTGCACCCGCACGCGCGCGCCTGATGTACGAGCGGGCGGCGGGAGCGGCCGAGCATCCAGCGCTGGGCGTGCAGCTGGCGCAATCCTTGGGGCTCGCCGAGCCGATGGTGGCCGCCATCGCGCACCACCACGACGAGCAGCCCCCCGAGGGCGAGCTCGCCCTGGTGGGCTGGCTTGCTGAGCAGGTTTCGGCGGTGTTCGAAGGCGGGGACGTCTCCACGGGCCGCAGCCTGGCCCGCGAGGCAGCAGCGGCCGCGGGGCTGGCCGAGGGCGTGGTCGACGAGGTGCTCAACGAGCTGCCACCCATGCTGAGCGAAGCCGGACGGGAGTTCGCGCGCGATGTGGGCCCGCTCGTGGATATCGACACGCTGCTGCGCGACGCCAACGCCGCCCTCGTCGCGATGAACCAAAACTACCAGCAGCTGGTGACCAAGCTGGAACGCCTGGTGCAGGAGAAGCAGGAGCTCGCGCAAGAGCTGAAGAACGCCAACGAGCGTCTCTCCCACATGGCCGCCACCGACCCGCTCACGGGGCTCGCCAACCACCGCGCGTTCCAGGACGCGCTCGAGCGTGACCTCGCGCGTGCCGACCGCGAAGACACCCCGCTCACGCTGGTGCTTGTGGACGCCGATCACTTCAAGCGCGTCAACGATTCGTACGGGCATCCGGTGGGCGACGAGGTGCTCAAGGTGATCGGGGGGATCCTGCAACAGGCCGTGCGCGCCAGCGATGTCGCGGCCCGCGTCGGTGGCGAAGAGTTTGCCCTGATTCTGCCCGGCACGGGGTCGCAGGGCGGGCGCACCGTGGCCGAGCGGGTGCGCATGGCGATCCAGGCGGCCAACATGAGCTCCCCGAAAGGACCGTTCAGGATGACTGCCAGCCTGGGGCTTGCCACGATCCAAGGCCGGGGCTGCAGGGCGCTCAAGGCCAAGCTCTGCGACGACGCGGACAGGGCCTTGTATGCGTCCAAGAACGGCGGTCGCAACCGCGTGACGGTCGCTCGATGA